From a region of the Haematobia irritans isolate KBUSLIRL chromosome 4, ASM5000362v1, whole genome shotgun sequence genome:
- the LOC142236849 gene encoding uncharacterized protein LOC142236849, protein MDPSRHHDFISSNDERSRSNAAAAAAAYYNRDIPADMVASHRYYGSNVTTNQQQQQQQYARSHSAPRMPCECSTTPSGARITCNGCRLNPSSSSSGGGDIWPSPSHTTASLNHPASDHSASSGPPRGSGDYRQMVNDQRSSSSMRQNTMYIQHPPPPPITQQQQMQHHGPPHPSQSQSMVQSSHPPSSSSHVINRSNYWPQNSTSSSQNYPDDHLVPTAPPNLPVQSTTQTQIDISITRRSAGPSGPLEGGGGGGGSLYGQYKNASTAAQHHPTHSSSSYPSSSPSSNPLHQRVGSAIGGGPNAGPNAEMVGSNPHYITKERIYETKYSTTTTTTKIAYNSTASATVGASSTVYDNQHPHQHPHHPHSHPHHHMNNNMALSNKSSSSLLPPIDHHVINPSNLPASKDQHPSPNYARKCPQMYTPEAGEQSMAHHHNLYMPTPQFSLDKFSRASPQQQILPPDYTKLRESPSANSSAYMVASSGGGGGGGGGGVVEKYNHHATTHLRDSPQQFVTSRNSSSYYAGTNQNPSKVLPPEMSPIIMKQTHTTQQHYQHHQQYSKSPLPPPLPPSSASAAGHHQMHQHHHQQQQMAAASAKTNNANALPPPPGNHQHQPHHHQHTSQRRYLLDGVKREDLEIYESSSHPTQPHPQQSSRNINNSIYINPYNTPPPGTGDTCCKEVIPLSSSSTSPYTTGSATPNNYRVESPQLYHSSKYGKMSMMDTSSANKHASSLLNQNTPPPSRAPSQRGPNHQQPTYYYEGNLHSAPSPAAATAASPSPSSLLSSSTNSGQPTAQSHHTLLHSTVGPPVTPLSGGGAYPIQSTASTLRDDIVVGPQLPLSYERTIPAHHSRVTPPSKPGPSPTSSLLQVQSTTTSVAVAAAPQVHSSKMASSNVPNTNKHKPNYRELISRTIAMRNATSEEELNMQIIKKTLNVDSQNIRGGPGGPVPVPVPSASARVGPEHLPSHHHQPHSGPPLITRSDILATPPSSSRSAMGSVLVNHQSVVPPLLGSRNENSRISIKQEDEKPSSSSTMSTTTSPLDLSMRTVKTKADSTEYKYQQQRRLTPVSSEGRYTLPRVDATPVFSIHAFEPATTATTPIVDITGGSRPNSRQNSRQNSLERRNYTTPPAQAISNVQATAGPTRQYSQESSIAATNQSRPYQGHRTNETIKSSYESSMGIIKPAPTKPTIGLEREIIRSNVASVQSRPSVVETNPYATAAAAGGGASVIKSESAKRISDPSYLPITAATSQQLPTTTSSSSNHPTLAAVERLPPDTSIMALPPRNSYKSSVPIPVVVGEDGCIPPPTPPPSSMPNYSQGCERNPNFRKRHIQEYSSEILANEPLVKQSRYMMESTSTPTPPVVVVETKPPVIAMRPADISVIAVNETNQHELEKLNKMKINDIQTRSIVISGNTSVKLAAASAPVIVSNHKSHDEAGPQTTVVVCKQEPLTPTGEVTTAAIPPAKDQTTTSATSTTTTSYHQSMQMSSSSSSRIRTKAELKGFTFNALPPMAAKENEPITTTTTTVGPVDIKQEPLGGMTVKVKEEPEPETTVEDLPFIPGLEDNFGDRNLLDFGWSNTCNNFVEQLQTRPAKKKTMPNKATSTTTTTPTTVIKEPPPMEMVVSSTDVTLRKPLENHFSPLESAADTTRSSFARFEGGVESGLNLKSSSRNQDTINSPNSTSVTAAATHKKLNKIGREKKRFQQEKRLAERLLQATKDSSSESEDELDKRKTERLKKPLMKTKNKLKIKNGNSNEATTNSSSNQQNEKNRFSDCGSDSSTSSSSAAASKAQIKVIPGPKSPNKSSLTTPAGLDAKLKEQISKSSKDEKLFPAGKDKTEKNDKEEKSNSIGETSLSTKNDSNSKVVIADQPPGSMKKSIKKENSSSSSKESSDIEGKPSEKNEDSNKKMLKSGGSCNEKSNTTKSTNSGSKLKIGLNTMTRSKLKKEMEMQLANSKVLRNDKIIRNSSTKIKRKYVRKYGAGLNSYLETGGLSRECGVIKSTRLRAKLERKAVALKTKNKISNQKKLAKESLSASSTTTTKNSKTENVHDPHVIELYRFKRALKVPPSLISIKSGSHKIAASLPDLERHAEALDAYAKNKKKTPLGGCKPMVGKQKNGNGGKTAIVKSKGSEKNEEIAGEDDEPRSIIDVLHSRVTKASGLNVSNKSTTTTASKAPTNKINQISGSASATTTKHPYTSHNCSSMFSETSQTTESSELQMLPPLRQDSDEDDDDDNESAHSGKKRHFSIFDTTVLPTKTRTESKLQQKKENIREIFVGDDRPASAPAEMVQAPDNGAGPEKVTYVQKYEQFLQQMNIVVQSAADKFGKFGRTAAARKLMMPSQQQTSNTALNIKQEEIDTESTSVMDPDELKDDEQKSAETTHTIRKKRGKYLRRKGSSGFDYIRKKKKPSSSASNTISSSAMHHHNHNSMTQSSFHQHHHHHHLTIKSEKMEADEYEHKMKTEDDVSREIQKWVLNKGVGQSTMHKAARQGYIDVIVYCLERMSMNPDQKDNAGYTPLHEACTNGWLDIARVLLQYGANHSAAAHSGIRPLHEASENDHEEIVRLLLSYGADPLLATYSGQTPLMLAPSTTMRDILNNHLLDVQSMGPERKPWKFNGPWELYDPLECGYNVFEGAPNPLCDMSRALFRRGSLTNNQMMQSKTLQQQQQQNVLTNINTTNTNSNNNATNTIATLYSKTASSSTDISNKTSTNGPTSITSTSSTSSSSAGLGGSSTNNMANSLKSNMRVSTTTATTTTAMTTTATTPLAAGYSTQLPQKGETTTKTVMDKCAVVLDKLDHFNSVRQNSSDNKSEILVENSDSDGEMFEFEEADILLPPLYLLKDEGTQDKWVLLSDLCNLLKVKSKDTLLNKIYPPSSSAATAHKSLMRELKMSDFLEKATCLQLLCAGEKLNICASKVVLIKYNENVRNLLGVNTILMKF, encoded by the exons atGGATCCAAGCCGACATCACGATTTCATTAGCAGCAATGATGAACGTTCCAGATCCAATGCTGCGGCTGCGGCGGCTGCATATTATAATCGAGATATACCAGCGGATATGGTGGCATCACATCGTTATTATGGCTCCAATGTAACaacaaaccaacaacaacaacaacagcaatatgCCCGAAGTCATAGCGCTCCAAGAATGCCCTGCGAATGTTCAACAACACCTAGCGGTGCTAGAATTACCTGTAATGGTTGTCGACTTAatccatcatcgtcatcatctggTGGTGGTGACATATGGCCATCACCATCACATACAACGGCCAGTTTAAATCATCCGGCTTCGGATCATTCGGCTTCGTCGGGTCCTCCCCGAGGTTCAGGGGACTATAGGCAAATGGTCAATGATCAGAGATCGTCGTCGAGTATGAGACAAAATACCATGTATATACAACATCCGCCGCCCCCGCCTattacacaacaacaacaaatgcaaCATCATGGCCCACCACATCCGTCGCAATCGCAATCAATGGTGCAATCCAGCCATCCTCCCTCCTCCTCCTCCCATGTGATAAACAGATCAAATTATTGGCCCCAAAATTCCACATCATCCTCACAAAATTATCCGGATGATCATTTGGTGCCGACGGCTCCACCAAATCTTCCGGTTCAATCAACCACTCAAACACAAATAGACATCAGTATAACGAGACGTTCTGCTGGTCCCAGTGGGCCCCTAgaaggtggtggtggtggcggtggtAGTTTATATGGACAATATAAAAATGCTTCTACGGCTGCTCAACATCATCCAACACACTCAAGTAGTTCCTATCCATCATCTTCTCCTTCTTCAAATCCCCTACATCAAAGGGTTGGTAGTGCAATAGGAGGAGGGCCCAATGCGGGCCCAAATGCTGAGATGGTTGGTAGTAATCCTCACTATATCACAAAGGAACGCATTTATGAAACGAAATACTCAACTACCACAACGACCACGAAAATAGCCTACAACTCAACGGCATCAGCAACGGTGGGGGCCTCCTCAACAGTTTACGATAATCAACACCCGCACCAGCATCCGCATCATCCACATTCACATCCCCATCATCATATGAACAATAATATGGCTTTGAGTAATAAATCATCATCGTCTCTGCTACCACCCATAGATCATCATGTTATCAATCCCAGCAATTTGCCAGCCTCTAAAGATCAACATCCAAGTCCCAATTATGCTCGAAAATGTCCACAAATGTATACACCCGAAGCTGGTGAGCAAAGTATGGCCCATCATCATAATCTATATATGCCCACTCCACAATTTAGTTTGGATAAGTTTTCAAGGGCTTCGCCGCAACAGCAGATCCTACCGCCAGATTATACAAAATTGCGTGAGAGTCCATCGGCTAATAGTTCAGCGTATATGGTAGCTAGTAGTGGAGGTGGCGGTGGTGGCGGTGGTGGCGGTGTTGTGGAGAAATACAATCACCATGCAACGACACATCTCAGAGATTCACCCCAGCAATTTGTGACTTCTCGAAATTCCAGCTCCTACTATGCTGGCACAAATCAGAATCCCTCCAAAGTTCTACCACCggaaatgtcgccaatcattatGAAACAAACGCACACGACGCAGCAGCATTATCAGCATCATCAACAGTATTCGAAAAGTCCTTTACCACCGCCATTACCACCGTCGTCTGCATCAGCAGCAGGACACCATCAAATGCACCAGCACCACCACCAGCAACAGCAAATGGCTGCTGCTTCTGCTAAAACAAATAATGCTAACGCATTGCCACCACCGCCAGGAAATCATCAACATCAacctcatcatcatcagcacaCATCACAACGACGCTATCTTCTGGATGGTGTTAAGAGAGAGGATCTTGAAATCTATGAGAGTTCTTCACATCCAACGCAACCACATCCACAACAGTCATCACGCAACATCAACAACTCAATTTATATAAATCCCTATAATACTCCCCCACCTGGTACTGGAGATACATGCTGTAAGGAAGTGATACCCTTGTCTTCGTCCTCCACTTCACCATATACAACAGGATCGGCTACCCCCAATAATTATCGCGTCGAATCTCCACAATTATATCACAGCAGCAAATATGGGAAAATGTCAATGATGGATACCTCGTCGGCGAATAAGCATGCATCGTCATTACTCAATCAGAATACACCACCACCAAGTAGGGCACCCAGTCAAAGGGGACCGAATCATCAACAACCGACATATTATTATGAGGGAAATCTCCATAGTGCTCCCTCGCCAGCGGCAGCTACAGCAGCCTCACCATCTCCCTCATCCTTGTTGTCTTCCTCAACGAATAGTGGACAACCAACAGCCCAAAGTCATCACACTCTTCTACACAGTACAGTTGGGCCACCCGTAACACCGCTTAGTGGGGGTGGGGCGTATCCTATACAATCTACCGCCTCTACTCTAAGAGATGATATTGTTGTGGGACCTCAGCTTCCATTGTCCTACGAACGCACAATACCAGCGCATCATAGTCGTGTAACACCTCCCTCAAAGCCAGGTCCTTCACCAACATCTTCTCTACTGCAAGTGCAATCAACAACGACGTCGGTGGCAGTGGCGGCGGCGCCTCAAGTTCATTCCTCTAAAATGGCCAGCAGCAATGTTccaaatacaaacaaacataaaccCAATTATAGGGAACTTATTAGTCGTACCATTGCCATGAGAAATGCCACATCGGAGGAGGAATTAAATAtgcaaattataaagaaaactttaaatGTGGATTCTCAAAATATAAGAGGTGGACCAGGAGGGCCAGTACCAGTGCCAGTGCCATCGGCTTCTGCAAGAGTAGGACCTGAACATCTTCCATCGCACCATCATCAACCACATTCAGGCCCCCCTCTCATAACACGTTCCGATATTTTAGCCACACCACCATCCTCATCCAGATCTGCCATGGGCTCTGTTCTAGTTAATCATCAGTCAGTGGTTCCTCCTTTGTTGGGATCACGTAATGAAAACTctcgtatttctataaaacaggaAGATGAGAAGCCTTCGTCTTCCTCCACAATGTCGACGACTACATCTCCTCTTGATCTCTCAATGCGTACTGTAAAGACAAAGGCTGATTCCACTGAGTACAAATATCAACAACAAAGACGTTTGACTCCTGTATCTTCCGAGGGACGCTACACATTACCTCGAGTCGATGCTACTCCAGTGTTTTCGATTCATGCCTTCGAGCCGGCCACAACGGCAACAACACCAATTGTCGATATAACCGGCGGCAGTAGGCCAAATTCACGACAAAATTCGCGACAAAATTCATTGGAGCGGCGTAACTACACAACACCCCCTGCCCAGGCAATATCCAATGTACAAGCAACGGCTGGACCGACAAGACAGTATTCCCAAGAATCTAGTATAGCCGCCACAAATCAAAGTCGTCCCTATCAAGGGCATAGAACAAATGAGACCATCAAGAGTTCTTATGAATCGTCCATGGGTATCATAAAACCGGCTCCCACAAAACCAACAATTGGCCTTGAAAGGGAAATTATTCGTAGCAATGTGGCATCGGTACAGTCAAGACCTAGTGTAGTGGAAACGAATCCCTATgctactgctgctgctgctggtggTGGTGCCAGTGTTATCAAAAGCGAATCAGCAAAACGTATCTCAGATCCTAGCTATTTACCAATAACCGCCGCCACATCTCAACAACTTCCCACAACTACTTCTTCTTCTTCCAATCATCCCACTCTGGCTGCCGTAGAGCGTTTGCCTCCTGATACAAGTATAATGGCTCTTCCCCCAAGGAATTCGTataagtctagtgtgccaatacCTGTAGTTGTTGGCGAAGATGGCTGTATACCACCACCAACACCACCACCTAGCTCAATGCCAAATTATTCACAGGGTTGTGAAAGGAATCCGAATTTCCGAAAACGACACATTCAAGAatattccagtgaaattttagcCAATGAACCTCTGGTAAAACAAAGCCGTTATATGATGGAATCTACATCCACACCAACGCCACCAGTGGTGGTGGTGGAGACAAAACCTCCAGTTATAGCCATGAGACCGGCTGATATTTCAGTGATTGCTGTGAATGAAACGAATCAGCACGAGttggaaaaattgaataaaatgaaGATCAATGATATCCAAACCAGATCAATTGTAATTTCAGGCAATACATCAGTGAAGCTAGCAGCTGCATCAGCACCAGTAATAGTAAGCAATCACAAATCCCATGATGAAGCTGGCCCACAAACTACTGTGGTTGTTTGTAAACAAGAACCTTTGACACCCACTGGTGAAGTGACCACTGCAGCAATACCACCAGCCAAAGATCAAACGACAACATCTGCAACATCGACCACCACCACCAGCTATCATCAGTCAATGCAAATgtcatcatcgtcgtcgtcgAGGATAAGAACCAAGGCCGAGTTAAAAGGTTTCACCTTTAATGCCCTGCCTCCGATGGCAGCAAAAGAAAACGAACctattacaacaacaacaacaacagttgGCCCCGTCGATATAAAACAAGAACCTCTGGGGGGGATGACGGTAAAAGTAAAGGAGGAACCTGAACCTGAAACTACCGTAGAAGATCTACCCTTTATACCCGGCTTGGAGGACAACTTTGGCGATAGAAATCTATTGGACTTTGGTTGGAGTAATACATGCAATaattttgtggaacaacttcaaaCGAGGCCagccaaaaagaaaacaatgccCAACAAAGCAACCAGCACCAccacaacaacaccaacaacagtTATTAAAGAGCCTCCTCCCATGGAAATGGTGGTCTCATCCACTGATGTTACCTTAAGGAAACCTTTGGAAAATCATTTTTCTCCCTTAGAATCTGCTGCTGATACTACACGCAGTTCATTTGCCCGTTTCGAGGGTGGTGTGGAATCGGGCCTAAACCTAAAATCATCCTCACGGAATCAGGACACTATAAATTCACCAAATTCCACAAGTGTGACAGCAGCAGCAACACACAAAAAGCTCAATAAAATCGGTCGTGAAAAGAAACGATTCCAACAGGAAAAACGTTTAGCTGAACGTTTGCTGCAAGCCACCAAGGACAGTTCATCGGAAAGTGAAGATGAATTGGACAAACGCAAGACGGAACGTCTAAAGAAGCCGCTaatgaaaacgaaaaataaattgaaaataaaaaatggcaATAGCAATGAGGCGACAACGAATTCCTCATCCAATCAACAAAAtgagaaaaatcgattttccgaTTGTGGATCAGATTCATCAACGTCATCATCTTCGGCGGCAGCATCCAAGGCGCAAATAAAAGTAATACCAGGTCCCAAAAGTCCCAACAAATCATCACTTACTACTCCAGCAGGCTTGGATGCTAAACTAAAAgagcaaatttcaaaaagttcCAAAGATGAAAAACTTTTCCCTGCAGGGAAAGACAAAACGGAGAAAAACGACAAAGAAGAAAAATCAAATTCAATAGGGGAAACATCTTTATCTACAAAAAATGATAGTAACAGCAAAGTAGTGATTGCTGATCAGCCACCAGGGTCTatgaaaaaatcaatcaaaaaagaaaactcttccagCTCATCCAAGGAAAGCAGTGATATAGAAGGAAAACCCTCAGAGAAAAATGAGGACAGCAACAAAAAAATGCTTAAATCTGGTGGAAGCTGTAATGAGAAATCCAATACCACCAAATCCACCAATTCgggaagtaaattaaaaattggcctaaatACCATGACTAGATCGAAGCTGAAAAAAGAAATGGAAATGCAATTGGCCAATAGCAAGGTACTGCGTAATGATAAAATCATACGTAATTCCAGCACCAAAATCAAACGGAAATATGTACGCAAATATGGAGCTGGTCTCAATAGCTACCTGGAAACGGGTGGCTTGAGTCGTGAATGTGGTGTTATCAAATCGACCCGCCTACGGGCCAAACTAGAAAGGAAAGCTGTCGCCCTAAAGACCAagaataaaatctcaaatcaaaaAAAACTGGCCAAAGAATCGTTGTCGGCATCATCGACGACTACAACGAAAAATTCCAAAACGGAAAATGTCCATGATCCGCATGTGATTGAATTGTATCGTTTTAAACGAGCCCTTAAAGTTCCACCCAGTTTGATTAGCATCAAATCGGGATCGCATAAAATAGCCGCCTCTCTACCCGATTTGGAAAGGCATGCTGAGGCCTTGGATGCttatgccaaaaataaaaagaaaacaccccTGGGCGGCTGTAAGCCTATGGTGGGCAAACAGAAAAATGGCAATGGTGGTAAAACGGCAATTGTCAAATCTAAAGGCTCTGAAAAAAATGAGGAGATTGCTGGTGAGGATGATGAGCCGCGTTCCATTATAGATGTCCTCCACTCAAGGGTAACCAAAGCATCGGGTCTTAATGTTAGCAATAAATCCACTACCACCACGGCATCCAAAGCCCCAACGAACAAAATAAATCAGATCAGTGGTTCAGCAagcgcaacaacaacaaagcatcCATATACGAGCCACAATTGTTCGTCGATGTTCAGTGAAACATCACAAACAACCGAATCCAGTGAACTACAAATGCTACCGCCTCTACGGCAAGATTCCGATgaagatgatgacgatgataacGAATCGGCCCATAGTGGAAAGAAACGACATTTCAGTATCTTCGATACCACCGTTTTGCCTACAAAAACCCGTACGGAGTCCAAGCTGCAACAGAAGAAGGAAAATATACGAGAAATATTTGTGGGTGATGATCGACCTGCTTCGGCTCCAGCGGAAATGGTTCAAGCTCCCGATAATGGTGCTGGTCCAGAGAAAGTCACATATGTACAAAAATATGAGCAATTTTTACAACAAATGAATATCGTGGTCCAAAGTGCTGCtgataaatttggaaaatttggtcgGACCGCTGCAGCACGTAAGCTAATGATGCCCTCGCAGCAGCAAACGAGCAATACAGCTCTCAATATAAAACAAGAAGAAATTGATACCGAAAGCACCAGTGTTATGGATCCCGATGAGCTAAAGGACGACGAACAAAAGTCTGCCGAAACTACCCATACGATACGCAAAAAACGTGGCAAATATCTTAGACGTAAGGGTAGCTCGGGTTTCGATTATAtacgaaaaaagaaaaaaccctCCTCATCAGCCTCCAATACAATTTCCAGCTCAGCAATGCATCATCACAATCACAATTCAATGACCCAGTCATCATTCCATCAGcatcaccaccatcatcatctgACGATCAAATCGGAAAAGATGGAAGCCGATGAGTATGAACACAAAATGAAAACGGAAGATGACGTGAGTCGTGAAATACAAAAATGGGTTCTCAATAAGGGTGTGGGTCAGAGCACCATGCATAAGGCTGCGCGTCAGGGTTACATAGATGTGATTGTCTATTGTTTGGAACGCATGTCAATGAATCCCGATCAAAAAGACAATGCCGGCTATACGCCCTTGCATGAGGCCTGCACCAATGGTTGGTTGGATATAGCCCGTGTGCTACTGCAATATGGTGCTAATCATTCGGCAGCAGCTCACTCGGGTATAAGGCCATTGCATGAGGCTAGTGAAAATGATCATGAGGAAATAGTGCGTTTATTACTATCCTATGGTGCTGATCCTTTACTGGCTACATATTCAG GTCAAACTCCTTTAATGTTAGCTCCAAGCACAACAATGCGTGATATTTTAAATAATCATTTATTAGATGTACAAAGTATGGGACCTGAACGTAAGCCATGGAAATTTAATGGACCATGGGAATTATATG ATCCTTTGGAATGTGGTTATAATGTATTTGAGGGTGCACCAAATCCATTGTGTGATATGAGCCGAGCTCTTTTCCGTAGAGGGTCTTTAACCAATAATCAAATGATGCAAAGCAAAAcactccaacaacaacaacaacaaaatgtacTCACAAATATCaatacaacaaacacaaatagcaACAACAATGCTACAAATACAATAGCCACATTATACTCCAAAACAGCCAGTAGTTCAACTGATATTTCCAATAAAACCTCAACAAATGGCCCAACAAGCATTACCAGTACCAGTAGCACTAGTAGTAGTAGTGCTGGCCTCGGCGGTAGCTCTACTAATAATATGGCCAATTCATTGAAATCAAATATGAGGGTATCTACTACAACagcgacaacaacaacagcaatgacAACGACGGCCACAACACCATTAGCAGCTGGCTACTCCACGCAGCTGCCACAAAAAGGGGAGACAACAACAAAGACTGTTATGGACAAATGTGCAGTAGTACTCGATAAATTAGATCACTTCAATTCGGTACGTCAAAACTCTTCGGATAATAAATCGGAAATACTTGTGGAAAATTCCGATAGTGATGGTGAAATGTTCGAATTTGAGGAAGCGGACATACTATTACCACCATTGTATTTACTCAAGGACGAAGGTACCCAAGACAAATGGGTTCTCTTGAGTGATTTGTGCAATTTACTTAAAGTAAAATCAAAGGATACTCTTTTGAATAAG ATATATCCACCATCATCTTCCGCAGCAACCGCTCACAAAAGTCTTATGCGTGAATTGAAAATGTCGGATTTCCTGGAGAAGGCGACATGTTTACAACTTTTGTGCGCCggcgaaaaattaaatatatgcgCATCAAAGGTTGTGCTTATCAAATACAACGAGAATGTTCGAAACTTATTAGGGGTCAatacaatattaatgaaattttag